In Spodoptera frugiperda isolate SF20-4 chromosome 31, AGI-APGP_CSIRO_Sfru_2.0, whole genome shotgun sequence, the genomic window gatcTACCTTTTGATAGATGTGTCCTGCCACATAATTTAAAGGTCGAcagctttttgttttttttatttttatttgtagtaaGTAGTGATTCTCTCTTCTTCATCAACATTTGGCAGTAAATCAAATCAACCACATACGTTATAAAAATCCATTAAGAATAAACAATGAATTCTTTATAGTTTAAACTAAAATTTGAACTCTATGGTCCTCGTATCCCCGTATCGGTCCTTTTGACTAGATTCTGACAACTACCAATGTTTAACGCAGTTATACTCAGCTCTTTCCCTATAACGCTAATCACTCTTAATATACTCTTGACTTTTTAACTTTTTGcgcttaatttttgttttaaaattaaatcaatcttCTTCTTATAACAGGAGAAGACTCGGACAGTTTTTGTGTGGTGCATAGCTTCGTTACCAGTTCAACAAATGACATTAGCAGATTCTCTAATACTTGTGTCTCATATAAACTAAATGTTATTTGGACTGATTTGTAAGAAACTATCAGGTACATTAAGATATATAGCGATATATTTtggatttttcttttaaatgtaacatacttttgtaaaacaaattcaattggTCTCTTGACGAAGCACATATCACCACACAAATACCGTCcgatataaaatattcttaaaccACGAAACTAAACCGAAAACAAATGTATCTACGTCTACAAATAATATACTATGTATGGACGGGACGGTCAACTCACTAATCGAAATCAAAATTCACAACTAATCGTTTCAATggacaacaaaataaatattactttctcACACTAAATATGGATGATACCACGTTTTATTAACAGTCCATTTTAGTTCACAATTTAGGAAGAATATTGGAAACTAGGTGGTTCTGTGTTAAAGTGTACCAATGTTGGTAACGGAGAGTTTTGACAAAATTGGCACATTGCTTTTATCTTTGTTTACTATCTTCAGAACGTTttaaacatttgcatttatttttataaatattaaaacatgatAGTGTCGATTTTCTCTCAATTACCAACATTGCTTTACATAACATCAACAACAAAAACCAAACGGTTACCAAAATTGGGCAATTTACATTTTGGCACCGTCACAAGACCAATCATTCAAACTTTGAAGCTCATCACAATTCAATTGTACACACCCCTAGTCATTGCTTCCCTATTCCTATTGTGCCACTTGCACGTCAGAATCCTCACGTACGTTCTTCTGAAGGTGGCGTTACAGAGAGCGTAACACACAGGGTTAATTGTAGAGTTAATGTAACATAGAGCGTAGAAGAAGGACCATAACTCGTCAGGGATACACTTAGTGCACGCTGTGAGAGGCTTCAGCAACACCAGTATGTTGTAAGGCGTCCAAGTGATTATAAAAGATAGTAAGATGGCCGACAACGTTTTCGCAGCTTTCGTCTCTTGCTTCTTCTCTTGAGTTTTCTTCTTTGGCTTCGGCTGTTTCGTTAATCCCTTACCTGCCAACTGCTTCGGAATGATCTTGGCGTTCAAAGGGATTCTCACATCCTGTATGTGAGATGTTCTCCTGGTCAGTGCCTGATGACCAGCGGGATGGAGGTTGAGCTCCGAGTCCCCTCTGGTTGGTCGGAAATGTGGCCTCGTGTTAGAGGGTGGGGACTCTTCTGTGATCATTTTAATCGTTGGTCTTTCGGTGTCGGCGTCTGGTAGCCTGATTAAGATTGTATACACTGAGTCTGCGGACGCAGATTTTGGTGCTGGTGAGGTAGTAGCGTTGATTCTGGTGTTAGGAGGCAAAGAGCGGCTGTCACGGGCTGCAGGCATGTTGGAGGGTGGCTCGTAAGTTCGGCGGAGGGGAGAGGTACCTCCATCTCCCCCGGAGCCACTGGAACCACCGCCGCGAGACGCATAAGGATCCCTGATGACGTTCAGTGACGTGCACCTACGACAAAAGATATTAACATCAACAAACTGGGCTAGAAAAGTTTACAATGACATTGTGTAAATGAACAGTGTATCCCAAGCGTAATTCAGATGAATTCGCTAAATAAAGCTTTCACAGATTTCCTCAACAATCCTTTACTTCAACCGCAAGCCGGGGTTAGGTGATGtcctacttatttattaactttagaTATAGTGTCCCTTGTATGTTAGGAAGGGTCGGTGTTATTAGTAGTGATCCTATTCCTTGGGGAATACCTTTATCAATAGCAAAAGTTAGTGATGTTGGACCTGTATTAATGATGTTTTTAATACGTTTTGTAACGTATTGACAGAATTTGGATTGGGAACAATTACTGCTCTACTCATATCGTTCATTAAAGCAGACTGAAATGACTATTCATCCAAGAGGAAGAGGTCTCTCTGAGAGGTTTAAAAAATGCACACTGATTAACCCATTTACTCGATAAAAATCCGAGAATCAAAAACGAGGTACCTCGCTTGGTTGTCGataacagtatttatttatttattaataaaggtttaccaacagcttctgtatacataatattaagctATTACTACATAGTACTCAGTACAGTACATAGTACTCCTCTTATCCAACATGACACAACAAAATTCAGTATCTTACCTCGACACAGAACTCTGTAGCGGCGTCTCAACAGACACGGGTGTAGCGTACCCAGGGTCTGAGGGTTCCTCCTCAGGCTCCGTGTCCTCTACATCCTCACGCCCGGAGTGCCACCACGCCACACACCACGCCCTCACTGCAGCCCAACCTCGAAGCGTGCGACGAGCGTTTGCCGCCTGATTaacaaaagataaaagatatttattatttgttatgataaaacttatttcttcttaaaatatttcttcaatcCTTAATGTTTTAACGTCGTATATtgctaaatacatattttaaaaccataatggtctaaataatgtatttatttatttcacggTACTACTACgtacatacaaaatatcaaatttatttcattgattttCAACTATTTTgcagattatttattttgcacatTATATTAAGGTGGggaatttattacttaaagttTGTTGTTGCATTTATAAAACTTAAGTTCGTAAGAGTGACCATGTGTCCGCGTctgttcttaaataaaatattcactttAAATAAACAGTACGACGAACATGCACATTGCATTTTATACCTTATAGCTCCTCAAAGGACCACATTTTCGTGCCAGTAAACACTAGGttctaaaaagtataataaattctTAGACTAGATGTGAACCTTGTTCACATAAAGTATAATTGTATAAACTTGTTATTCATTCCCATTTAAACTGAAATTGTTGTTTATACCGCGGtcaaatgtatttaaacaaaacttGGTTAAATCCATTTGTACGAACCACATTAACTAActtatttaaacgtaaattgtattaattaacattttaaccgAAAACATTAATGGATATCACCATGCGGGAATTCAACTATTGAATACTAAAAGATTAAATGGCATTAAAAgagaaaaactataaataatgttattattgtattcaTTTCCCGATTCCGTGGTAATTCGaatcaaaaacattaaatataacaCAAACTTTGAATATTAACGATAATctgataatacatatatttggAACAGCCGCATCaccgaaaaaatataattcaagaAGAAACCATTGAAAATAGTAGTGTCAATGTTGTTAACAAAATTGATATAAAGCAGACAAAGCGGACATTATGTCATCACTCAACAAAACTTGCGAGGGGAAAATCTTTTGAATGAGTCAGACTGCATCCCAAAAGGCTGTAATTTAGCTCTTCATAGCAAGTCGACAGGCCGTTGTTTTCAAGAGCCGTAATAATGTTCCCCGTCTTATAACACGCTTCTCTTAAATTATACCATTTTCTCCGACGTCAGTTTGCTCAGCAAGCAACCATTCCATGATCAACAAggaaatgtaaaatataaccAACGAGGTTGAAAACCTTTTTAAACCTGtttgttgtattatttaatgGGGTTGTTTCAAAGGATTTTTTGAGTAGCTCTTCCAAGAATTTTTACTTTGAGTGgaaacttcttttttattttgacaacaaATCGGA contains:
- the LOC118276145 gene encoding muscarinic acetylcholine receptor DM1, which gives rise to MLIAFNDSANLTDLALGTDLPTSPYSLAQKIIIAIIASVLSVLTVVGNSMVMISFKIDKQLQTISNYFLFSLAVADFAVGLISMPLYTMFTIYGYWPLGPHVCDTWLALDYLASNASVLNLLIISFDRYFSVTRPLTYRAKRTTRRATMMIGGAWGFSLLLWPPWIYAWPYIDGERKVPPHECYIQFIETNQFITFGTAIAAFYVPVTVMCILYYRIWRETKKRQKDLPNLQGGKKHDSSKRSNSSDETREVDGRARSESGDADSVYHVRGALHDQRWRDNQAANARRTLRGWAAVRAWCVAWWHSGREDVEDTEPEEEPSDPGYATPVSVETPLQSSVSRCTSLNVIRDPYASRGGGSSGSGGDGGTSPLRRTYEPPSNMPAARDSRSLPPNTRINATTSPAPKSASADSVYTILIRLPDADTERPTIKMITEESPPSNTRPHFRPTRGDSELNLHPAGHQALTRRTSHIQDVRIPLNAKIIPKQLAGKGLTKQPKPKKKTQEKKQETKAAKTLSAILLSFIITWTPYNILVLLKPLTACTKCIPDELWSFFYALCYINSTINPVCYALCNATFRRTYVRILTCKWHNRNREAMTRGVYN